The following proteins are encoded in a genomic region of Primulina huaijiensis isolate GDHJ02 chromosome 3, ASM1229523v2, whole genome shotgun sequence:
- the LOC140973780 gene encoding uncharacterized protein — MHFMEDESENNNRSGKNESDIDLVISGNDNERRFSDQTDAIDDTVAHMDKYLLRTIQGKVQSSKGRSSLDAFNGKDIFFFQQCRSRRLGGSDSHPERDMGPYKYLSRYRHATHGSEKGGAEQWTCWGSKRRYTSGYQGFEGRNLNRSRRITGDLVDKFGGVEFDHKRQNSNYLSKGYLRRPIVRSSPVDRGDRFCVHRRMPLTRGIKENYPQGVGKKYEPLPDDASKSVRLSPYLSRRERSFSPSSGRGVHIPLTRRRSRSRSRTRSPIAWHSNKGREMGSRRHIRSPDFRSEARMDRMKFPSSNSTFTSDYREGYLSPPRGRFSPQRNNRWFDDLDFADNHLRRRRSPVRLFRRSQKFDAIGSSGRLKSEGYFKPAIWPGRFSLANDGRECKFETDYEHRRHDDRGEVMHRRRNADDGGNSRRFRQPAEADVIEMPNLNNKDDARGIDPSNVPQR; from the exons ATGCATTTTATGGAAGATGAATCCGAGAATAACAATCGTAGTGGAAAGAATGAATCGGATATTGACCTAGTTATTAGTGGAAATGACAATGAGAGAAGATTCTCAGATCAAACAGATGCAATTGATGATACTGTGGCACATATGGACAAATACTTATTAAGGACCATACAGGGTAAGGTTCAATCTAGCAAAGGTCGATCATCCTTGGATGCATTTAATGGGAAggatattttcttttttcaacaaTGCAG ATCTCGACGTCTTGGTGGTTCAGATTCTCACCCTGAAAGGGATATGGGGCCCTACAAATATTTGAGCAGGTATAGACATGCTACTCACGGAAGTGAAAAAGGTGGAGCAGAGCAGTGGACATGCTGGGGTTCAAAGCGCCGTTACACTTCAGGTTATCAAGGTTTCGAGGGTCGTAACCTCAACAGGTCGAGACGAATAACTGGGGACTTAGTAGATAAGTTTGGCGGGGTGGAATTTGACCACAAAAGACAGAATTCTAATTATTTGTCAAAAGGTTACTTGCGTAGGCCCATAGTTAGAAGTTCACCTGTGGACAGAGGTGATCGTTTTTGTGTACACAGAAGGATGCCGCTAACTCGAGGTATCAAGGAGAATTATCCACAAGGTGTTGGTAAGAAATACGAGCCTCTACCTGATGATGCTTCCAAATCTGTTCGCCTGTCACCTTATTTATCGAGAAGGGAACGAAGTTTTTCTCCCAGTTCTGGTAGAGGCGTTCATATTCCTTTAACACGCAGAAGATCTCGGTCAAGATCGAGAACACGTTCCCCAATAGCCTGGCATTCTAATAAAGGGCGGGAAATGGGTAGTAGAAGGCACATCAGATCTCCAGATTTTAGGTCTGAGGCGAGGATGGATAGAATGAAGTTTCCGAGTTCGAATTCCACTTTTACATCAGATTATCGTGAGGGTTACTTGTCCCCACCGAGGGGCCGGTTCTCCCCACAACGCAACAATCGATGGTTCGATGATCTTGATTTTGCAGACAACCATTTAAGACGGCGGAGATCACCGGTCAGATTATTTCGACGCTCTCAAAAGTTTGATGCTATCGGTTCTTCAGGTCGACTAAAATCAGAAGGCTATTTTAAACCCGCAATTTGGCCGGGAAGATTCTCCTTGGCTAATGACGGCAgggaatgtaaatttgagaccGATTATGAGCATAGAAGGCATGATGACCGTGGTGAGGTGATGCATCGAAGACGAAATGCTGATGATGGTGGAAATTCGAGGCGGTTTCGGCAACCTGCAGAAGCTGATGTCATCGAGATGCCCAACTTGAATAACAAGGATGATGCCCGAGGTATTGACCCAAGTAATGTGCCTCAGAGATAG
- the LOC140973781 gene encoding uncharacterized protein — MPSTVGLEVMGSVNPQLNWKIVKKGRRSRTSVARRKLSAAVSGQPTSGKTEHVPIKKRRHLLRSPSPQPRTPSICLQDSSSQPYSSSSLFVDDYAYSSQFSVLRPASSYSNWKSRDGSSAIKFGEGFDYEILSEQVVGEHNYVGDFSGIELLAAAASMDDDTDTACKQDLVVENSLIPKSSETSILSTQFKQDSECNKSLSNEIVLEDDTDCSIIRNNLESAAQSLLGCVGGGTATRTDSLKVDRRHWNLNTLMDAWDEPCKVTIAGKTSRDAANNDMHVEEGRRRGSECQILCSPGVAEDKFSDLEVEEDKLISVSPLGTCIESFTLGETLCQPGNICYSNVTTKTSDQDTDKKVEYPSASVEKIDSPAALVQKVVSPATSTPMINSHIAFVENVDLKSDFSEKIDSSPPSAEIIDSHMSSSEKVDLHVASAEKFDRCVASAEKIDSYTASAEETDSHIASAGKIELDMASAGKIDSTVDAQIYSDVCLYNHGHVVDSDDLPRSQEGHDSPYEDGELRGSFLYPWEDNGLENKHVDYESDGRHGDSSDAGDLPGSEIVDGGSEGSHSSVRKSLLAKRFLGRNESDCRSXIL; from the exons ATGCCAAGCACTGTTGGTCTAGAAGTTATGGGTTCTGTCAACCCACAGTTAAATTGGAAGATTGTGAAGAAAGGAAGACGCTCCAGGACGTCAGTAGCAAGAAGGAAG TTGAGCGCAGCTGTTTCTGGACAACCAACCTCTGGAAAAACTGAGCATGTGCCAATAAAGAAAAGGAGACATTTGCTTCGATCTCCATCACCTCAGCCTCGAACCCCTTCTATATGTCTTCAAGATTCTTCCTCTCAACCATATTCTTCTTCCTCACTTTTTGTAGATGACTATGCATATTCGAGTCAATTCTCAGTTCTGAGGCCTGCGAGCTCATATTCCAACTGGAAATCAAGAGATGGATCATCTGCAATAAAATTTGGTGAAGGGTTTGATTATGAAATTCTCTCTGAACAAGTAGTAGGGGAACATAATTATGTGGGAGACTTCTCAG GTATAGAACTTCTTGCAGCCGCTGCTAGCATGGATGATGATACAGATACTGCATGTAAACAGGATCTTGTCGTAGAAAATTCTTTAATACCAAAAAGCTCTGAAACATCCATTCTTTCCACACAATTTAAACAAGATTCAGAATGTAACAAGTCCTTGAGCAATGAGATAGTGCTTGAAGATGACACCGACTGCTCTATAATCCGGAACAACTTGGAATCTGCTGCTCAGAGTCTGCTTGGATGTGTGGGAGGTGGAACCGCGACGAGAACTGATTCTTTGAAAGTGGACCGTAGGCACTGGAATTTGAACACTTTGATGGATGCTTGGGATGAACCATGTAAGGTTACAATTGCTGGAAAAACCTCAAGGGATGCTGCTAATAATGATATGCATGTGGAAGAAGGAAGACGGAGAGGTTCAGAGTGCCAGATACTCTGTAGTCCAGGTGTGGCAGAGGACAAGTTTTCTGATCTAGAAGTAGAAGAAGATAAGTTGATATCAGTATCACCTCTTGGAACGTGTATTGAGTCGTTCACTTTAGGGGAAACTTTATGTCAACCAGGCAATATTTGTTATTCTAATGTGACTACAAAGACTTCTGACCAAGATACTGATAAAAAGGTTGAGTATCCATCTGCTTCTGTTGAAAAGATTGATTCACCTGCTGCTTTGGTTCAAAAGGTTGTTTCACCGGCAACTTCTACTCCAATGATTAACTCACATATTGCTTTTGTTGAAAACGTGGATTTGAAGAGTGATTTTTCTGAAAAGATAGATTCCTCTCCTCCTTCAGCTGAGATCATTGATTCGCACATGTCTTCTTCTGAGAAAGTCGATTTGCACGTGGCTTCTGCTGAAAAGTTCGATCGGTGTGTGGCTTCTGCAGAAAAGATTGATTCATATACGGCTTCTGCAGAAGAGACTGATTCACATATTGCTTCTGCAGGAAAGATTGAGTTGGATATGGCTTCTGCTGGAAAGATTGATTCAACTGTTGATGCTCAGATATATTCAGATGTATGTCTATATAATCATGGTCATGTGGTTGATAGTGACGACTTGCCTAGGTCTCAGGAAGGTCATGATTCTCCGTATGAAGATGGAGAGCTGAGGGGGTCATTTTTGTATCCCTGGGAGGACAATGGATTGGAAAATAAACATGTTGATTATGAATCTGATGGAAGACATGGAGATAGTTCTGATGCAGGTGATTTACCTGGGTCTGAGATAGTCGATGGCGGTTCTGAGGGATCTCACAGCAGTGTGAGGAAAAGTTTGTTGGCAAAAAGATTTCTGGGAAGAAATGAGAGTGATTGTAGATCATNcatactttag